One Carettochelys insculpta isolate YL-2023 chromosome 15, ASM3395843v1, whole genome shotgun sequence DNA window includes the following coding sequences:
- the SOWAHA gene encoding ankyrin repeat domain-containing protein SOWAHA, which translates to MKHYFKNTEKGLSAPPPPYTQVPPARLGFAGAPARRHALGSGCGGAVARPGRAAVSAAARAGPGGAAGLSPGAWRPAYNSQAAPLAAARQRGQVRGMAEPQPEPSREALLGFLREGGGQVRSSELRSRFKPLLEAGESEERAARRQRFTALVNSVAVVREVDGAKCVVLRKKLRGQAAGEPGGQGSPPPAPEGSPPPPPQPVSQLRELFQSQEDEAPALPPAVAGPPRREAPQKPFMLPVRCPQAPRGAEELPRQEEPVGARDRLQVGAPELSWPRSPHMKRRQAEEAGARSPRLQRVSKTQKVSEEAGCTSAVPLESGEHEWLVKAAAGHWSQRLHGLLLSDASLAGRRDFISGFTALHWAAKSGNCDMVGKIIEVAEKGGTHIDVNARSYGGYTPLHIAAIHGQEEVIATLVKTYHVKVNLRDYSGKKPHHYLKEGSSYAVRHLLGDPDLHNSAGQAFPTKKNPKIAASILSSTSTFLGVLSDDMTFYDLTRGLKKTSSLNKLLSASSGPRKKPKTRGTFPSYSSLVEAVEDEEEEAIVKRRPVSELFFSH; encoded by the exons ATgaagcattattttaaaaataccgaAAAGGGGCTCTCTGCACCACCTCCCCCATACACTCAG GTCCCCCCCGCGCGGCTCGGGTTTGCAGGCGCCCCCGCCCGGCGCCATGCGCTCGGCTCAGGCTGCGGCGGAGCGGTGGCGCGGCCCGGCAGGGCGGCAGTCTCCGCGGCGGCGCGGGCCGGCCCAGGGGGCGCCGCAGGGTTAAGCCCAGGTGCGTGGCGACCCGCCTACAACTCCCAGGCAGCCCCGCTCGCGGCGGCCAGGCAGCGCGGGCAGGTGCGGGGCATGGCCGAGCCGCAGCCGGAGCCGAGCCGGGAGGCCCTGCTGGGCTTCCTGCGGGAGGGCGGCGGGCAGGTGCGGAGCTCGGAGCTGCGGAGCCGCTTCAAGCCGCTGCTGGAGGCCGGCGAGTCCGAGGAACGAGCCGCCCGCCGCCAGCGCTTCACGGCGCTGGTCAACAGCGTGGCCGTGGTGCGGGAGGTGGACGGGGCCAAGTGCGTGGTGCTGCGGAAGAAGCTCCGAGGCCAGGCGGCGGGGGAGCCTGGCGGGCAGgggtccccgccccccgcccccgaagggagccccccgccgcccccgcaGCCCGTGTCCCAGCTGAGGGAGCTGTTCCAGAGCCAGGAGGACGAGGCGCCTGCGCTGCCCCCGGCGGTGGCCGGGCCCCCCAGGAGAGAGGCCCCCCAGAAGCCCTTCATGTTGCCCGTGCGCTGCCCGCAGGCGCCCAGAGGGGCCGAGGAGCTGCCCAGGCAGGAGGAGCCGGTTGGGGCCAGAGACCGGCTACAGGTGGGGGCCCCGGAGCTCTCCTGGCCCCGGTCCCCTCACATGAAGAGGAGGcaggcggaggaggctggggccaggtcgCCCCGCCTGCAAAGGGTGTCCAAGACTCAGAAAGTGAGCGAAGAAGCCggctgcacctctgctgttccCCTGGAATCCGGGGAGCACGAATGGCTGGTGAAAGCCGCCGCTGGCCACTGGTCCCAGCGCCTTCATGGCCTCTTGCTGAGCGACGCCAGTCTGGCAGGGAGACGGGACTTCATCTCTGGCTTCACGGCTCTGCACTGGGCTGCTAAGAGTGGGAACTGTGACATGGTGGGGAAGATCATTGAGGTGGCCGAGAAGGGGGGCACTCACATCGATGTGAACGCCAGGTCCTACGGGGGTTACACTCCCCTCCACATTGCTGCCATACATGGCCAAGAAGAAGTCATTGCCACCTTGGTCAAGACATACCATGTCAAGGTTAATCTCAGAGACTACAGCGGGAAAAAGCCACATCACTATTTAAAGGAAGGGTCGTCTTACGCAGTTCGCCATCTGCTGGGTgatcctgatcttcacaacagTGCTGGACAGGCCTTTCCCACCAAGAAAAATCCCAAAATTGCTGCTTCTATCTTGAGCTCCACCAGCACCTTCCTTGGCGTTCTGTCTGACGACATGACCTTCTATGATCTCACCAGAGGTTTGAAGAAGACTTCTTCCTTAAATAAGCTCCTTAGTGCATCTTCAGGCCCAAGGAAGAAGCCCAAGACTAGGGGGACTTTCCCATCTTATTCTTCTCTTGTTGAAGCAgtggaggacgaggaggaggaggccatAGTGAAACGCAGACCAGTTTCTGAGCTCTTCTTCAGTCATTAG